The Rhineura floridana isolate rRhiFlo1 chromosome 15, rRhiFlo1.hap2, whole genome shotgun sequence genome window below encodes:
- the LOC133370435 gene encoding guanylate-binding protein 1-like, whose protein sequence is MPPSTTMEAPMCLIENNPGEQLRVNQEALEVLQSIQQPVVVVAIVGLYRTGKSYLMNKLAGRKKGFSLGATIQAETMGIWMWCVPHPEKPDHTLVLLDTEGLGDVEKSNIENDSWIFALSILLSSSLVYNSMGTIDQFALEKLQYVTELTKRIKVKSATTKTSEGEEEASSDEFLRFFPAFIWTVRDFTLKLMLNGCSISSDEYLENALRRKKGHPEKLDLAKKCIRQYFPSRKCFVFDRPAASRDLEELEDLSEKMLSPNFVVQAHRFRQFIYECAEAKVIQGGYVVTGTLLGHLAVTYVDAISSGSIPCIENAVVALAQIENTAAVHNGLTRYEAEIEKCLKLPTEAVEELLELHAQCEKEAIKVFMARAFKDDNHEYQKELGNQLQVKLLDLCSRNEQASSDRCQAVLMELFQDMEEKLGKGIYSVAGGYQQFLDDQKEKVDQYHLVPGKGLKASKALQDFLKSKEAAAQSILQADRTLTDKQKEIEVERVRAEASARETELHKQMKDEAVQRAKQQEQSYREHEKQLMDKMEVDRKTLLAEHEMVMKRKLKEQKRLQEEGFQQEVSKLNLQIKRLQEQVKQQQQQRGGSRGGKSCVIQ, encoded by the exons ATGCCTCCATCAACTACCATGGAAGCACCGATGTGCTTGATAGAGAACAACCCTGGTGAGCAGCTGAGGGTCAACCAGGAAGCCCTGGAGGTCCTGCAGAGCATCCAGCAgcctgtggtggtggtggccatTGTGGGGCTGTACCGGACCGGCAAATCCTACCTCATGAACAAGCTGGCAGGAAGGAAGAAAG GCTTCTCTCTGGGGGCCACTATACAAGCGGAAACCATGGGCATCTGGATGTGGTGTGTTCCTCACCCCGAAAAGCCTGACCACACCTTGGTGCTTCTGGACACGGAGGGGCTGGGTGATGTGGAGAAG AGCAACATTGAGAACGACTCGTGGATTTTTGCCTTGTCCATTCTGCTTAGCAGCTCTTTGGTGTACAACAGCATGGGCACCATTGACCAGTTTGCCTTGGAGAAACTGCA GTATGTTACAGAGCTGACAAAGCGTATCAAAGTAAAGTCTGCAACCACAAAGACTTCTGAGGGTGAAGAAGAGGCAAGCTCTGATGAGTTTCTCAGGTTCTTTCCAGCCTTCATCTGGACTGTGCGTGATTTCACACTAAAGCTGATGCTGAACGGATGCTCCATATCTTCTGACGAATATCTGGAGAATGCCTTGCGGAGGAAGAAAG GTCACCCGGAGAAGCTGGATCTTGCCAAGAAGTGCATACGCCAATACTTTCCTAGTCGGAAGTGCTTTGTCTTTGACCGCCCGGCTGCAAGCCGAGACTTAGAGGAACTGGAGGACTTGTCTGAAAAGATGTTAAGCCCCAACTTTGTGGTGCAGGCGCATCGTTTCCGCCAGTTCATATATGAGTGTGCTGAGGCCAAAGTGATCCAGGGAGGATATGTGGTGACAGGGACAT TGTTGGGGCACCTGGCAGTGACCTACGTGGATGCCATCTCCAGTGGGTCCATCCCCTGCATAGAGAACGCGGTGGTAGCCTTGGCACAGATTGAAAACACAGCTGCTGTGCACAATGGCCTCACACGCTACGAGGCTGAGATAGAGAAATGCTTGAAGCTGCCCACCGAGGCTGTTGAAGAGCTGCTGGAACTGCACGCCCAATGCGAGAAGGAGGCTATTAAAGTGTTCATGGCCCGCGCCTTCAAGGATGACAATCACGAGTACCAGAAGGAACTGGGG aacCAGCTGCAAGTCAAGCTCCTCGATTTGTGTTCTCGCAATGAGCAGGCGTCGTCAGATCGCTGCCAGGCTGTGCTCATGGAACTATTCCAGGACATGGAGGAGAAGTTAGGCAAGGGGATCTATTCTGTGGCCGGTGGCTATCAGCAGTTTCTGGATGACCAGAAAGAAAAGGTGGACCAGTATCATCTGGTGCCTGGGAAAGGCCTAAAG GCTTCCAAAGCCCTGCAAGACTTCCTGAAATCCAAAGAGGCAGCAGCCCAGTCCATTCTGCAGGCTGACCGGACCCTCACGGACAAACAGAAGGAGATTGAAG TGGAACGAGTCCGGGCTGAGGCTTCTGCACGGGAAACTGAGCTTCACAAACAAATGAAAGATGAAGCCGTTCAGAGGGCCAAGCAACAGGAACAGAGTTATAGGGAACATGAAAAACAGTTAATGGACAAGATGGAGGTGGATAGGAAGACGCTCCTGGCTGAGCACGAGATGGTGATGAAAAGGAAGCTTAAG